From the Coleofasciculus sp. FACHB-1120 genome, one window contains:
- a CDS encoding molybdenum cofactor biosynthesis protein MoaE, with amino-acid sequence MNGVTTLLNLPNQHSAKDSFTISFAPLSMEEVYSLADDPANGAVVVMSGMVRNQTDGKPVVALEYQAYEPMALHIFSQIAANIHQTWQDVNRVVIHHRIGRLQIGEISVLVAVGCPHRSEAFEACQYAIDTLKHNAPIWKKEHWADGSSSWVSIGACETQQEGC; translated from the coding sequence ATGAATGGCGTCACCACTCTCCTAAACCTTCCAAATCAACACTCCGCGAAAGATAGTTTTACGATTAGCTTTGCTCCGTTATCAATGGAGGAAGTCTACTCACTAGCGGACGATCCCGCCAATGGAGCCGTGGTAGTCATGAGTGGAATGGTACGCAATCAAACCGATGGTAAGCCGGTGGTTGCTCTGGAATATCAAGCCTACGAACCGATGGCTTTGCACATATTTAGTCAAATTGCTGCCAATATCCACCAAACCTGGCAGGATGTCAATCGAGTAGTGATTCACCATCGCATCGGACGCTTGCAGATTGGCGAAATTAGCGTGTTGGTGGCGGTGGGTTGTCCTCACCGTTCGGAAGCCTTTGAAGCTTGCCAATATGCCATTGATACCCTGAAGCACAATGCCCCTATCTGGAAAAAGGAACATTGGGCAGATGGTTCTAGCAGCTGGGTGAGTATTGGTGCCTGTGAAACTCAGCAAGAGGGGTGTTAA